In Nodosilinea sp. PGN35, the genomic stretch TCAGGCGCTGGGGGAGATGGCCTTTATCTTCATCAACCACCTGATCCCCGACAACCTCAACAACTACTACGGCGACCCCTCCTGGCAGGTGGCCTTTGCCCTGGCCCGGCTGATTGTCGCCTACCCGGTGTACCTGGGGCTGATGCGGCAGATCAACCGCGACCTGGCGACCCACCGCGAAAAGCATTTTTCGGGGGTGCGCAAGTGGCTGACGTATCTAACCCTGCTGGTGGCAGCGCTGATTGCCATTGGCGCAGTGATCGCCTTTTTGACCTCGTTTTTGCGGGGTGAGCTGACGCCGCGCTTTTTGCTCAAGGTGCTGGTGGTGCTGGTGCTGGATGGCGGGGTGCTGTGGTACTACTTCGACTGGATTCGGCGAAAGCCGGGAGCTAAGGTTCTAAATTTGGCCCATGAATAGGGGTAGGGGTTGGCAGGTTAGAACGTTTTAGAACGTTGGCCAGTTGGGATAGGACGACACAGCTATGAATTTTGCCCTTCTCGAACTCAAGTTTCTAATTTTGGGTCTATGACTAAGACGTTTGATCATCGAGCTTTTGATCGGGCCTTTGCCGGGGCGGCGACGGTGGCGGTGGGGTTGGCGATCGCAGCGGGCTTTTGGGTACTGGGTACGCCGGGGCGGCAGCGCGAGATTGCCGCCGACCGCCAGCGGTTGCAGGATGTGGCGACGATCGCCCAGCTGCTCCACGACCAATACCTGAATGCAGGGGACGGTTTTGAGCTGCCCGCCACCCTGGAGGCAAGTGAGCTGCGCAACGACCCCCTGACCAATCAGCCCTACGAATACGCTCGGCTGGGCGATCGCACCTTTGAGCTGTGCGCTACCTTTGATACCGACAGCAGCAGCCACCGCCTGACCCGCAACAACAACCCCGAAGCTGAGCGCTGGCAGCACCCCGAGGGGCGTCAGTGCTTTGAGTTTGACGTGGCGGTATATCCGACAGTGATGTATTAAATGACGCTTTTTTGGGGCTCAGCAAGGGGCGGCCAGGGCTTTGCATGACTAAGAATTGTTGCTAAAGCCTTAACGAAAGTCAGTAAAATCAGTCTAATGTAGTGGAGCAAGCCGGAGCAGGAAGGCGATCGGTTTACCGTTGCCTTTGTCGAAAAAAACGCCACCGAGCCGTACTTTACCGTTAATCTTTCCTCTTTTTTAGAAAGCCGCAGAACTACCCCTTCTGTGTTTTTCAGCGCAGCTAGTGGTTTAGACCGCTGGCTAAGTTTGGGTTAGCACTAATTAGCTCTAATAGTTTGAGGAAAAAATAATGAAAGCATTATTGCTATATCCGCTTTTTCCTAAAACCTTTTGGTCCTTTGATCGGTTTATGGAAATGGCCAGCCTCAAGGCCTTTATTCCCCCGCTGGGCATTATTACCGTCGCGTCGCTGCTGCCCAGAGATTGGGAAATTCGCTTCTGCGATCGCAACGTCAGCCCCGAGAGCGAGGCCGATTGGCAGTGGTGCGACCTGGTCATTCTCTCGGCCATGGCGGTGCAGAAAGCCGACTTTCACCACCTGATTCGCAAGGCGGTGCAGCTGGGCAAAAAAGTGGCGGTGGGCGGCCCCTACCCCACGGCCCTGCCCGAGCACGCCCTGGCCTCGGGGGCCCACTACCTGGTGCTAGACGAGGGTGAAATCACCGTTGCCCCCTTCCTGCAAGCGCTGGCGGAGGGGCAGGAGAGCGGTGTTTTTCGAGCCGACGAAAAGCCCGATGTCACCCTCAGCCCGATGCCGCGCTTTGACCTGCTCAAGCGCGATGACTACATGATGAT encodes the following:
- a CDS encoding DUF5671 domain-containing protein encodes the protein MSTDLPPIPDSRSELVQFILLARDRGTSDEFISKLLRDYGWPSREVERAFFEVYEGLLGRPLPTPRGTSGELARDAFFYLLAFVTLGIWIQALGEMAFIFINHLIPDNLNNYYGDPSWQVAFALARLIVAYPVYLGLMRQINRDLATHREKHFSGVRKWLTYLTLLVAALIAIGAVIAFLTSFLRGELTPRFLLKVLVVLVLDGGVLWYYFDWIRRKPGAKVLNLAHE